In a single window of the Gossypium hirsutum isolate 1008001.06 chromosome D02, Gossypium_hirsutum_v2.1, whole genome shotgun sequence genome:
- the LOC121214870 gene encoding polygalacturonase QRT3, translated as MSLSQNGEKTDRKMMERRNMGGRNIAVATLSMILGLFLIHVSGDNSRVGKFSAAPDHDQMRQLQAFKASLIGRQSVSGSPISPSSSPLQEAIGPRVYHVTNYGADPTGKSDSTEALNKAIADAFQVPSEGFLMEGITNLGGPQINLEGGNYLISKPLQLVAAGAGNLMIHGGTLRASDDFPVDGYLIDLSPNSWASSTEEEIREGSSLKLNLQLTSSSSSYNYEYITLRDLMLDSNYRGGGISVINSLRTSIDNCYIAHFSTNGILVQGGHETYIRNSFLGQHITAGGDAGERNYTGTAINLMGNDNAVTDVVIFSAAIGIMASGQANTFSGVHCYNKATGFGGTGIYLKLPGLTQTRIVNSYLDYTGIVAEDPVQLHISSSFFLGDAFILLKSINGVANGVTIVDNMFSGSNKGVDIVQLEGPFTQIDQVVVDRNSAKGMNIKATVARGSVEGNSSSWTVDFNPVLLFPNLIKHVQYSLSSSRGSSFPSHALRNVSENQVVIESDLAVLANVFVTVDQA; from the exons ATGTCTCTCTCTCAAAACGGAGAGAAAACAGATCGAAAGATGATGGAGAGAAGAAACATGGGAGGAAGGAATATTGCTGTAGCAACACTCTCCATGATATTGGGTTTGTTCCTAATCCATGTTTCTGGCGATAATTCACGAGTGGGAAAGTTTTCTGCTGCTCCTGACCACGACCAAATGCGCCAATTGCAAGCGTTTAAGGCCTCTCTTATTGGTCGACAATCCGTTTCAGGTTCACCTATCTCGCCCTCTTCTTCGCCACTGCAG GAAGCCATAGGTCCACGTGTGTATCATGTAACAAATTATGGAGCAGACCCAACGGGGAAATCAGACAGCACAGAAGCACTAAACAAGGCAATCGCGGATGCATTTCAGGTTCCTAGTGAAGGGTTCTTGATGGAGGGGATCACTAATCTTGGAGGGCCACAAATTAATCTTGAAGGTGGGAACTACCTTATCAGTAAACCACTGCAGTTAGTTGCTGCCGGTGCAGGAAATCTTATG ATCCACGGAGGGACACTACGAGCCTCAGATGATTTTCCGGTTGATGGGTATCTTATTGATTTGTCTCCAAATTCATGGGCTAGCAGTACTGAAGAAGAAATAAGAGAAGGGAGCTCCTTGAAATTGAATTTACAGCTtacctcatcatcatcatcctatAACTACGAGTACATAACCCTCAGAGACCTGATGTTGGATTCTAATTACAGGGGTGGTGGCATTTCAGTTATAAACTCACTAAGGACTAGCATTGACAATTGCTACATTGCCCATTTCTCCACTAATGGAATTTTAGTCCAAGGCGGGCACGAGACCTATATCAGGAATTCTTTCCTTGGGCAACATATCACGGCCGGTGGTGATGCAGGCGAAAGGAACTATACCGGCACTGCCATTAACCTAATGGGAAACGATAATGCAGTGACGGATGTGGTGATTTTTTCAGCTGCCATAGGAATAATGGCCTCAGGTCAAGCCAACACCTTTTCTGGGGTGCATTGTTACAACAAGGCAACAGGTTTTGGTGGCACGGGGATTTACTTGAAGCTGCCTGGTCTTACACAAACCCGGATAGTAAATTCATACCTAGATTACACTGGGATTGTGGCTGAAGACCCAGTGCAACTTCATATCTCTAGCAGTTTTTTCCTCGGTGATGCATTTATCCTCTTGAAATCAATAAATGGGGTAGCAAATGGAGTGACTATAGTGGATAACATGTTCAGTGGATCTAATAAGGGGGTTGATATAGTTCAGTTAGAGGGTCCTTTCACACAAATTGATCAGGTTGTAGTTGATAGGAATAGTGCCAAGGGGATGAACATTAAAGCAACAGTTGCGAGAGGGTCTGTTGAAGGGAATAGCAGCTCCTGGACGGTTGATTTTAATCCTGTTCTTTTATTTCCTAACCTGATTAAGCATGTTCAGTATTCACTAAGCTCAAGCAGGGGCAGCTCATTTCCTAGCCATGCCCTGAGAAATGTGTCTGAAAATCAAGTTGTGATTGAGTCTGATCTCGCTGTGCTGGCTAATGTTTTCGTCACGGTGGATCAAGCTTAA